A genomic window from Streptomyces sp. 846.5 includes:
- the zapE gene encoding cell division protein ZapE — MVAEMVPPPRFQGARFRTYLPDPDQPSQAEAVRVLESFVGTMSRTGGPGQAAKKRWFGRPAPVPAGPGGIYLDGGYGVGKTHLLASLWHAAPGPKAFGTFVELTNLVGALGFQQAVQALSGHRLLCIDEFELDDPGDTVLVSTLLSRLAEAGVKLAATSNTLPGKLGEGRFAAADFLREIQGLSARFHSVRIDGQDYRHRGLPEAPAPYTDEEVGAVAARIGAGASLDGFEELLAHLAAVHPSRYGALLDGVEAVCLTGVVPVADQSTALRLVVLADRMYDRELPVVASGLPFDRIFSEEMLNGGYRKKYLRAVSRLVALARDSAKVR; from the coding sequence ATGGTGGCCGAGATGGTGCCGCCGCCGCGGTTCCAGGGCGCCAGGTTCAGGACCTACCTCCCGGACCCGGACCAGCCCAGCCAGGCCGAGGCAGTGCGGGTGCTGGAGTCCTTCGTCGGCACCATGAGCCGGACCGGCGGCCCGGGGCAGGCCGCGAAGAAGCGCTGGTTCGGCCGCCCCGCCCCGGTCCCGGCCGGTCCCGGCGGCATCTACCTCGACGGCGGCTACGGCGTCGGCAAGACCCACCTGCTGGCCTCGCTCTGGCATGCCGCGCCGGGGCCCAAGGCCTTCGGCACCTTCGTGGAGCTGACCAACCTGGTCGGCGCACTGGGCTTCCAGCAGGCCGTCCAGGCGCTGTCCGGGCACCGGCTGCTGTGCATCGACGAGTTCGAGCTGGACGACCCGGGCGACACCGTGCTGGTGTCCACGCTGCTCAGTCGGCTGGCCGAGGCCGGGGTGAAGCTCGCCGCGACCTCCAACACCCTCCCCGGGAAGCTCGGCGAGGGCCGCTTCGCCGCTGCCGACTTCCTGCGCGAGATCCAGGGCCTGTCCGCGCGGTTCCACAGCGTCCGGATCGACGGGCAGGACTACCGCCACCGCGGCCTGCCCGAGGCCCCGGCGCCGTACACCGACGAGGAGGTCGGCGCGGTGGCGGCCAGGATCGGCGCGGGCGCGTCGCTGGACGGCTTCGAGGAACTGCTGGCGCATCTCGCGGCGGTCCACCCCAGCCGCTACGGCGCCCTGCTGGACGGCGTCGAGGCGGTCTGCCTGACCGGGGTGGTCCCGGTGGCGGACCAGAGCACCGCGCTGCGACTGGTGGTGTTGGCCGACCGGATGTACGACCGGGAGCTGCCGGTGGTGGCCTCCGGGCTGCCGTTCGACCGGATATTCAGCGAGGAGATGCTGAACGGCGGCTACCGCAAGAAGTACCTGCGGGCCGTGTCCCGGCTGGTCGCGCTGGCGCGCGACAGCGCCAAGGTGCGCTGA
- a CDS encoding helix-turn-helix domain-containing protein has translation MTHAAVISRATRIEPVAADHDLLAALEGQGGQARLVLRGPDGSDIELPAALADLVRAAAHDLARGNAVLTLPLEVRLTPNEAADLLGFSRPFLLRLIEQGQIPAEYLPGSRHRQLRLVDVLEFQARRERRAEARRRIIEIVEEDDLPY, from the coding sequence ATGACTCATGCCGCAGTGATCTCCCGCGCCACCAGGATCGAACCGGTTGCTGCCGACCATGACCTGCTGGCTGCTCTGGAGGGGCAGGGTGGGCAGGCTCGTCTGGTGCTGCGCGGTCCGGATGGAAGCGACATAGAGCTTCCGGCGGCTCTGGCTGATCTGGTGCGCGCGGCAGCCCACGACCTTGCCCGAGGGAATGCTGTGCTCACGCTGCCTCTGGAGGTCCGGCTCACTCCTAATGAGGCGGCCGATCTGCTCGGATTTTCCCGACCGTTCCTGCTGCGCCTGATCGAGCAAGGGCAGATTCCTGCCGAGTATCTGCCTGGAAGCCGTCACCGCCAACTGCGTCTCGTCGACGTCCTGGAGTTCCAGGCCCGTCGTGAGCGCCGTGCCGAAGCCAGGCGTCGCATCATCGAGATCGTCGAGGAAGACGACCTCCCGTACTGA
- the msrB gene encoding peptide-methionine (R)-S-oxide reductase MsrB, with amino-acid sequence MSYEIEKTDAEWREQLTPAEYAVLRKAGTERPGVGEYTDTKTEGVYSCRACGNELFSSETKFDSHCGWPSYFSPLAEDRVQYIEDTTMGMRRVEVRCAKCGSHLGHVFEGEGYGTPTDQRYCINSISLKLRPAVE; translated from the coding sequence ATGTCGTACGAGATCGAGAAGACCGACGCCGAGTGGCGCGAGCAGCTCACCCCGGCCGAGTACGCGGTCCTGCGCAAGGCCGGCACCGAGCGCCCGGGCGTCGGCGAGTACACCGACACCAAGACCGAGGGCGTCTACTCCTGTCGCGCCTGCGGCAACGAGCTGTTCAGCTCGGAGACCAAGTTCGACAGCCACTGCGGCTGGCCCTCCTACTTCTCCCCCCTCGCCGAGGACCGGGTGCAGTACATCGAGGACACCACCATGGGCATGCGCCGCGTCGAGGTCCGCTGCGCCAAGTGCGGCTCCCACCTCGGCCACGTCTTCGAGGGCGAGGGCTACGGCACCCCGACAGACCAGCGCTACTGCATCAACAGCATCTCCCTGAAGCTGCGGCCCGCGGTCGAGTAG
- the murC gene encoding UDP-N-acetylmuramate--L-alanine ligase, producing MTSPAPASAADLAAPHFIGIGGAGMSGLAKILALRGAAVSGSDAKESTVVLALKQLGAEVFVGHAAEHVPAGASCIVVSSAIREDNPELVAARERGLPVIHRADALAALMQGSRGLAVAGTHGKTTTTSMLAVSLTALGLDPSFAIGGDLNEPGSNAHHGTGEIFVAEADESDRSFQKYSPEVAVVLNVELDHHANYASMDEIYESFEAFVARIVPGGTLVVDSDHAGAAKLASRVAGRADLTVVRVGEAEGADVRILSIAARGMTSEVTVRIDDSELTFTVSVPGRHYAHNAVAALAAGVALGVPAAELAQALSSYQGVRRRLQLKGEVRGVQVIDSYAHHPTEIAADLEAINAVSGDGRVLVVFQPHLFSRTQQLGAEMGEALSHADAVVVLDIYPAREDPVPGVTSDLVIDAARAHGADVTPAHSLADVPDLLAGMAKDGDLVLTMGAGDVTFLGPEILARLA from the coding sequence GTGACGTCCCCTGCCCCCGCGAGTGCCGCTGATCTCGCCGCACCGCACTTCATCGGGATCGGCGGCGCGGGCATGTCCGGCCTGGCCAAGATCCTGGCGCTGCGCGGCGCCGCGGTCTCCGGCAGCGACGCCAAGGAGTCCACCGTCGTGCTGGCGCTCAAGCAGCTGGGCGCCGAGGTGTTCGTCGGCCACGCCGCCGAGCATGTGCCGGCCGGGGCGAGCTGCATCGTGGTCTCCAGCGCCATCCGCGAGGACAACCCGGAGCTGGTCGCCGCCCGCGAGCGCGGCCTGCCGGTGATCCACCGCGCGGACGCACTGGCCGCGCTGATGCAGGGCAGCCGCGGGCTGGCCGTCGCCGGCACCCACGGCAAGACCACCACCACCAGCATGCTCGCGGTCAGCCTCACCGCCCTGGGCCTGGACCCCTCCTTCGCCATCGGCGGGGACCTCAACGAGCCCGGCAGCAACGCCCACCACGGCACCGGCGAGATCTTCGTCGCCGAGGCCGACGAGAGCGACCGCAGCTTCCAGAAGTACTCCCCCGAGGTCGCGGTGGTCCTCAACGTGGAGCTGGACCACCACGCCAACTACGCCTCCATGGACGAGATCTACGAGTCCTTCGAGGCCTTCGTCGCGCGGATCGTGCCCGGCGGCACCCTGGTCGTGGACTCCGACCACGCGGGCGCGGCGAAGCTCGCGTCACGGGTCGCCGGTCGCGCGGACCTGACCGTGGTCCGGGTCGGCGAGGCCGAGGGCGCCGACGTCCGCATCCTCTCGATCGCCGCGCGCGGGATGACCAGCGAGGTCACCGTGCGCATCGACGACAGCGAGCTGACGTTCACCGTCTCGGTCCCCGGCCGCCACTACGCCCACAACGCTGTCGCCGCCCTCGCGGCCGGCGTCGCCCTGGGCGTCCCGGCGGCCGAGCTGGCCCAGGCGCTCAGCAGCTACCAGGGCGTGCGCCGCCGGCTCCAGCTCAAGGGCGAGGTCCGCGGTGTGCAGGTGATCGACTCCTACGCCCACCACCCCACCGAGATCGCCGCCGACCTGGAGGCCATCAACGCGGTCTCCGGCGACGGACGCGTCCTGGTCGTCTTCCAGCCGCACCTGTTCAGCCGCACCCAGCAGCTCGGCGCCGAGATGGGCGAGGCGCTCTCGCACGCCGACGCCGTGGTCGTCCTGGACATCTACCCGGCCCGCGAGGACCCGGTCCCCGGCGTCACCAGCGACCTGGTCATCGACGCCGCCCGGGCCCACGGCGCCGACGTCACCCCGGCCCACTCGCTCGCCGACGTGCCCGACCTGCTCGCGGGAATGGCCAAGGACGGCGACCTTGTTCTCACCATGGGCGCCGGGGACGTCACCTTCCTCGGACCCGAGATCCTCGCCCGCCTCGCCTGA
- a CDS encoding indole-3-glycerol phosphate synthase: MFTTVLLIEKSLSAADVELLTTLHGDEPVSFHVLMQPRGRQDEFLRAVDDVAFGYLDRAAHERDEPHGAAAVDTAAAAGLAHTLDGLRAAGAEATGRVVEENPLQDLKALVADVSADEVIVLAAPHWIEGLFHRDWASQARHKVGVPVLQLFAQQD, encoded by the coding sequence GTGTTCACCACCGTACTTTTGATCGAGAAGTCTCTCTCCGCCGCCGATGTCGAGCTGCTCACCACTCTCCACGGCGACGAGCCGGTCTCCTTCCATGTGCTGATGCAGCCGCGCGGCCGGCAGGACGAGTTCCTGCGCGCCGTCGACGACGTGGCCTTCGGCTACCTGGACCGCGCCGCCCACGAGCGCGACGAGCCGCACGGCGCCGCGGCCGTGGACACCGCCGCCGCCGCCGGACTGGCGCACACCCTGGACGGGCTGCGCGCCGCCGGGGCGGAGGCCACCGGACGGGTGGTCGAGGAGAACCCGCTGCAGGACCTCAAGGCCCTGGTCGCCGACGTGTCCGCGGACGAGGTCATCGTGCTGGCCGCGCCGCACTGGATCGAAGGGCTGTTCCACCGGGACTGGGCCTCGCAGGCCCGGCACAAGGTCGGCGTCCCGGTGCTCCAGCTGTTCGCCCAGCAGGACTGA
- a CDS encoding PIN domain-containing protein → MARVFVDTNVLFPFSIMDMMLSLAEDFVHDFMWSDRLLAEWQRVIVREEHRSPEAARRITDHIRLGFADTCVTEDQYKHLFAELDGPDPDDVHHMAAAVAARAEALITWNLSDFPTALLGPHGITVTPPDPYLCALLDQQPDEVLTTLQRMAAGKRRPPMTAMDVTDALYRAGVPAFAHRARGLFADRRKLY, encoded by the coding sequence ATGGCACGCGTCTTCGTTGACACGAATGTCCTTTTCCCGTTTTCCATCATGGACATGATGCTTTCCTTGGCGGAGGACTTTGTCCACGACTTCATGTGGAGCGACCGATTGCTGGCCGAATGGCAGCGGGTCATCGTCCGCGAGGAGCATCGATCTCCCGAAGCGGCCCGGCGGATCACCGACCACATTCGCCTTGGCTTCGCGGACACCTGTGTCACGGAGGACCAGTACAAGCACCTGTTCGCGGAGCTGGACGGTCCTGACCCGGACGACGTTCACCATATGGCAGCCGCTGTTGCAGCCCGCGCCGAAGCCTTGATCACCTGGAACCTGAGCGACTTTCCCACTGCGCTCCTGGGGCCGCACGGCATCACCGTCACGCCACCCGACCCGTACCTGTGCGCCCTGCTTGACCAGCAGCCCGACGAAGTCCTGACCACGTTGCAGCGTATGGCGGCCGGCAAGCGCCGACCGCCCATGACAGCAATGGATGTCACTGACGCCCTCTATCGAGCCGGAGTGCCAGCTTTCGCACATCGAGCCCGAGGACTTTTTGCCGACCGGAGAAAGCTGTACTGA
- a CDS encoding pyrimidine reductase family protein, with product MRRLLPETPDVTDLTSLTGLAEAYAYPEPTERQRLTEPGRPWLRANMVASLDGASRLDGLSEGLSSEGDKRIFGVLRALADVVLAGAQTVRAEGYRPARARAEFAQARADRGQQPAAAIAVVTRSLDLDLDLPLFTEPLVPTLVITCAAAPAEALRATRKVADVVIAGEERVDLAAAVAALAERGWTRLLTEGGPRLLGQLAADGLLDELCLTLAPLLASGDAPRITVGPAGLAQRMDLVSLLEEKGFLFARYARSVNSPT from the coding sequence ATGCGTCGACTGCTGCCGGAGACCCCGGATGTGACAGACCTCACCAGCCTGACCGGGCTGGCCGAGGCCTACGCCTACCCCGAGCCGACCGAGCGCCAGCGCCTCACCGAACCCGGCCGCCCCTGGCTGCGCGCCAACATGGTGGCGAGCCTGGACGGCGCCTCCCGTCTGGACGGGCTCTCCGAGGGCCTCTCCTCCGAGGGCGACAAGCGGATCTTCGGGGTGCTGAGGGCCCTCGCCGATGTGGTGCTGGCAGGCGCGCAGACGGTCCGCGCCGAGGGCTACCGGCCGGCCAGGGCCCGCGCCGAGTTCGCGCAGGCCCGGGCGGACCGCGGCCAGCAGCCCGCCGCCGCGATCGCCGTGGTCACCCGCAGCCTGGACCTGGACCTGGACCTGCCGCTGTTCACCGAGCCGCTGGTGCCGACCCTGGTGATCACCTGCGCCGCCGCCCCGGCGGAGGCGCTCAGGGCGACCCGGAAGGTGGCCGACGTGGTGATCGCCGGGGAGGAGCGGGTGGACCTCGCGGCGGCGGTGGCGGCCCTGGCCGAACGCGGCTGGACCCGGCTGCTCACCGAGGGCGGTCCGCGGCTGCTGGGCCAGCTGGCGGCGGACGGCCTGCTGGACGAGCTGTGCCTGACCCTGGCGCCGCTGCTGGCCTCCGGGGACGCGCCCAGGATCACCGTCGGACCGGCCGGGCTCGCCCAACGGATGGACCTGGTGTCACTGCTTGAGGAGAAAGGTTTCCTCTTTGCCAGGTACGCCCGTAGCGTGAACAGTCCCACCTAA